A part of Gambusia affinis linkage group LG19, SWU_Gaff_1.0, whole genome shotgun sequence genomic DNA contains:
- the ccdc103 gene encoding coiled-coil domain-containing protein 103, whose amino-acid sequence MSQNDIIDFSALEKELKAAVESESKYQRENQAKLRAVSQGVDYDQFRGLVLTSHLKPLDKKDRDGAPRKQPWNPVAPGNT is encoded by the exons ATGTCACAGAACGACATCATTGATTTTTCTGCGTTGGAGAAGGAGCTCAAGGCTGCGGTTGAGTCTGAAAGCAAATACCAGCGGGAAAACCAAGCGAAGCTGAGGGCCGTGAGCCAGGGAGTGGATTACGATCAGTTCAG aggtCTGGTTCTGACCTCTCACCTGAAGCCTCTGGACAAGAAGGACAGAGACGGAGCTCCACGGAAACAACCATGGAACCCTGTAGCTCCTGGAAACACGTGA